One part of the Treponema sp. OMZ 787 genome encodes these proteins:
- a CDS encoding rod-binding protein, protein MEVNKIQINQAGMEKIKNSSINKIHASGKSQQNFTEMLEALRGTERASSIISNIQGETSSSVSGLKTGLSDFSNLKSSGESAHEKTALFDTRLPGDILKSMRIENPVPADTQREVQGMASSFGKSGEKVHSKYSIDRTSKLYEQALEFESYFVKIMLDSMRSTLSGKTLAGDESFAGKMYQDMMYDELGRSMTKNAGFGLADQIYLELSGAR, encoded by the coding sequence ATGGAAGTAAACAAAATACAAATAAATCAAGCGGGAATGGAGAAAATAAAAAATTCTTCGATAAATAAAATCCATGCATCGGGAAAATCTCAACAAAATTTTACTGAAATGCTTGAGGCCTTAAGAGGAACCGAAAGAGCTTCTTCCATTATTTCTAATATCCAGGGAGAAACATCTTCTTCCGTCTCAGGCCTAAAAACGGGACTTTCGGATTTTTCAAACTTAAAAAGCAGCGGAGAGTCTGCACATGAAAAAACAGCTCTCTTTGATACCCGCCTTCCCGGCGATATTTTAAAATCCATGAGGATAGAAAATCCCGTTCCGGCCGATACTCAAAGGGAGGTTCAAGGCATGGCCTCTTCTTTTGGAAAATCGGGCGAAAAGGTTCACTCAAAATACTCGATTGATAGAACCAGCAAGCTTTATGAGCAGGCCCTTGAATTTGAATCCTACTTTGTAAAAATAATGCTCGACTCAATGCGCAGCACCTTGTCGGGTAAAACCCTTGCAGGGGACGAATCCTTTGCAGGAAAGATGTACCAAGACATGATGTATGACGAGCTAGGCCGAAGCATGACCAAAAATGCCGGCTTCGGCCTAGCCGATCAAATATACTTGGAACTTTCAGGAGCAAGGTAG
- the flgF gene encoding flagellar basal-body rod protein FlgF gives MVRGWYTAASGMLAQQRQLDVISNNLANLDTTSFKRDVSVQKSFPELLLRRLNDDGVIKNPFGSSDIAPIIGKLGLGVETNEIFTEFEQGSLKQTSSPADLALEGRGFFAIETPYGEKYTRNGNFMVGVEGYLMTKEGYPVMGENGRLFLQDMEYKINQDGQIYVRPITQPESDSVYLDRLKIVEFENDRYLSKNGSSFYLDTPLSGKAIAAEGPSRPVVIQGFIEASNVNVVNEMVRMIEVNRAYEANQKSIQAEDTMMAKLWNEAVKR, from the coding sequence ATGGTAAGAGGTTGGTATACTGCGGCGAGCGGAATGCTTGCACAGCAGCGTCAGCTGGATGTTATTTCAAACAATTTGGCTAACTTGGACACGACTAGTTTTAAAAGGGATGTTTCCGTTCAAAAGTCTTTTCCCGAATTACTTTTAAGAAGATTGAACGATGACGGAGTTATAAAAAATCCCTTCGGCTCATCAGACATAGCTCCTATTATAGGAAAACTGGGGCTCGGCGTTGAAACTAACGAGATTTTTACCGAGTTTGAACAAGGCTCTTTAAAACAGACAAGCTCGCCCGCCGACTTGGCATTGGAAGGGCGGGGCTTTTTTGCTATTGAAACACCTTACGGCGAAAAATATACCCGCAACGGAAATTTCATGGTCGGAGTTGAAGGCTATCTTATGACCAAGGAAGGCTATCCTGTTATGGGAGAAAACGGCCGCCTCTTTTTACAGGACATGGAATATAAGATTAATCAAGACGGACAAATCTATGTTCGCCCCATCACCCAACCAGAAAGCGATTCCGTTTATTTGGACCGCTTAAAAATTGTTGAATTTGAAAACGACAGATATTTGAGTAAAAACGGCTCAAGCTTTTACTTGGATACACCTCTTTCCGGTAAGGCCATTGCTGCCGAGGGCCCGTCCCGTCCGGTTGTAATTCAGGGCTTTATAGAGGCATCAAATGTAAATGTAGTAAACGAAATGGTTAGAATGATAGAAGTAAACAGGGCCTATGAGGCTAATCAAAAATCCATTCAGGCCGAAGATACAATGATGGCCAAGCTATGGAACGAAGCAGTTAAAAGGTAG
- a CDS encoding aminopeptidase, with amino-acid sequence MDFKRNIEKYVELILKVGLNIQKGDGIFVLVNEHSIGMVREVTRQAYKMGAKDVIYDFSDDEMTLARYAYGDEGIFKEMPKFKIDYMEAAYKNNYHRLAIVADNPELLKNADAKKVSEWNKTRAIASKPIMKYTMENHVKWCVAAHPTPAWAKSVFPELPEDQALVKLWEKVFDATRVSMDDPVAAWKEHDAALKKHQNFLNEMTFEKLLYKGPGTDLEVYLTEGHLWVGGSGKSTRGDVFMANIPTEEVFSMPHAFKVNGTLKATKPLAARGRIIDDFHFTFKDGKVVDFDAKEGKDVLQSLLDSDEGASRLGEVALVADDSPISNTGVLFKNTLFDENASCHFAIGNAYSENIKGGADFSDEDKKKIGMNNSIIHVDFMVGGPELSVIGVKKDGTQVQILKNGNWAI; translated from the coding sequence ATGGATTTTAAACGCAATATCGAAAAATATGTTGAGCTTATTTTAAAGGTCGGCCTTAATATACAAAAGGGCGACGGAATTTTTGTGCTTGTAAACGAACACTCAATCGGCATGGTTCGGGAAGTTACAAGGCAGGCTTATAAAATGGGAGCTAAAGATGTCATCTATGATTTTTCGGATGATGAGATGACCCTTGCCCGCTATGCCTACGGCGACGAAGGCATTTTTAAGGAAATGCCCAAATTTAAAATAGACTACATGGAGGCAGCCTACAAAAATAACTATCACCGCCTTGCCATAGTAGCCGACAATCCTGAGCTCTTAAAAAATGCCGATGCAAAAAAAGTTTCGGAATGGAATAAGACAAGGGCAATAGCCTCAAAACCCATAATGAAATACACAATGGAAAACCATGTAAAGTGGTGCGTTGCTGCCCACCCTACTCCGGCCTGGGCAAAATCGGTCTTTCCCGAATTACCTGAAGATCAAGCCCTTGTCAAACTTTGGGAAAAGGTTTTCGATGCAACAAGGGTCAGCATGGACGATCCTGTTGCCGCATGGAAAGAGCACGATGCAGCCTTAAAAAAGCATCAAAACTTTTTAAACGAAATGACTTTTGAAAAGCTTTTATACAAGGGCCCGGGAACAGACTTGGAAGTCTATCTCACCGAAGGCCACCTCTGGGTAGGAGGCTCAGGCAAGAGCACCCGAGGCGATGTCTTTATGGCCAATATCCCAACCGAGGAAGTCTTTTCAATGCCTCATGCCTTTAAGGTAAACGGAACCCTCAAAGCCACAAAGCCCTTGGCCGCCAGAGGAAGAATTATCGACGATTTTCATTTTACATTTAAGGACGGAAAGGTTGTAGACTTCGATGCCAAGGAAGGGAAGGATGTACTTCAATCCCTCTTAGATTCAGATGAGGGCGCAAGCCGATTAGGTGAGGTCGCTCTGGTCGCAGACGATTCCCCCATCAGCAACACGGGAGTTCTTTTTAAAAACACCCTCTTTGACGAAAATGCCTCCTGCCATTTTGCAATAGGAAATGCCTACAGCGAAAACATAAAAGGCGGAGCAGACTTTTCGGATGAAGACAAGAAAAAAATAGGAATGAACAATTCTATAATTCATGTAGACTTCATGGTAGGAGGACCAGAGCTTTCGGTTATAGGCGTTAAAAAAGATGGAACCCAGGTTCAAATCCTAAAAAATGGAAACTGGGCTATATAA
- a CDS encoding formate/nitrite transporter family protein, producing the protein MSEKMYCDPAEILEVTVQKGIAKASTPVWKLLLLGFLAGAFIAFASEGSNMAAFGLFAKPETYGLGKFVAGLIFPVGLMLVLLAGAELFTGNNLIIAAVLEKKVKLSAMLKNWLAVYIGNFIGSVFLAFLIVKSGQLSSGASLLGGITVKIAYGKVSLSFVQAVFLGIMCNWLVCLAVWLCYGAKDMAGKLLAAFFPIWLFITSGFEHSVANMYYIPAGILAKTVPAYAAASGLSAEALANINWAAFFVNNLIPVTLGNIIGGAFFVGTFYWICYKKK; encoded by the coding sequence ATGTCTGAAAAAATGTATTGTGATCCGGCCGAGATCTTGGAAGTTACGGTGCAAAAGGGTATTGCAAAAGCTTCAACTCCCGTGTGGAAGCTGCTTTTATTAGGTTTTTTGGCTGGAGCGTTTATAGCCTTTGCTTCGGAAGGCTCTAATATGGCGGCCTTCGGGCTTTTTGCCAAGCCTGAAACTTACGGCCTTGGAAAATTTGTTGCAGGCCTTATCTTTCCTGTAGGGCTTATGCTTGTCCTCCTTGCAGGGGCCGAGCTCTTTACGGGAAACAACCTAATAATTGCCGCCGTTTTAGAAAAAAAGGTAAAACTTTCTGCAATGCTGAAAAACTGGCTTGCAGTTTATATTGGGAATTTTATCGGCTCTGTTTTTCTTGCCTTTTTAATCGTAAAAAGCGGACAGCTTTCAAGCGGGGCAAGTCTTTTGGGCGGGATAACGGTAAAAATTGCTTACGGGAAGGTTTCGCTTTCTTTTGTACAGGCTGTTTTTTTAGGAATCATGTGTAACTGGCTGGTTTGTCTTGCCGTCTGGCTTTGCTACGGGGCTAAGGATATGGCGGGAAAACTTCTTGCCGCTTTTTTTCCGATTTGGCTTTTTATAACTTCGGGCTTTGAGCACAGTGTTGCAAATATGTACTATATCCCTGCAGGTATTTTAGCGAAAACCGTTCCGGCCTATGCAGCTGCCTCCGGTCTTTCCGCCGAGGCTCTTGCAAATATAAATTGGGCTGCCTTTTTTGTAAACAATTTGATTCCCGTTACTCTCGGTAACATAATAGGCGGAGCCTTTTTTGTCGGAACTTTTTATTGGATTTGCTATAAGAAAAAATAA
- a CDS encoding orotate phosphoribosyltransferase, whose amino-acid sequence MHKDEQKIKEVQKKYGPILAKAAFELGALKLSPNAPFTWASGYRMPIYNDNRRFLAKPEMRRAIAEAFAELLKAVDFDPEWLAGTATAGIPHSVSLGDLLQKSVSYVRSGGKDHGLKNQIEGLGADPDYKGAGVLVVEDLISTGGSSIKAVEAVRNANGKVPFCFAIFSYGFAEAEKAFAELNPPCIPVTILNYDIMLDEAVKQNYISGENKKSLAEWRLDPFAWGEKHGFPKV is encoded by the coding sequence ATGCACAAAGATGAACAAAAAATCAAAGAGGTTCAAAAAAAATACGGACCCATTCTTGCTAAAGCAGCTTTTGAGCTTGGTGCCTTAAAGCTGTCCCCCAATGCCCCCTTTACTTGGGCATCAGGTTACCGTATGCCCATTTATAACGACAACCGCCGCTTTTTGGCCAAGCCGGAAATGCGCCGTGCTATAGCCGAGGCCTTTGCGGAACTTTTAAAGGCAGTTGACTTCGATCCCGAATGGCTTGCAGGAACTGCCACTGCCGGCATCCCTCATTCCGTAAGCTTAGGCGACCTCCTGCAAAAAAGCGTTTCCTATGTGCGCTCAGGCGGAAAGGATCACGGTTTAAAAAATCAAATCGAGGGCTTGGGTGCTGATCCGGATTATAAGGGTGCCGGTGTCCTTGTTGTTGAAGATTTAATTTCGACAGGGGGAAGCTCCATAAAGGCGGTTGAGGCTGTGCGTAACGCAAACGGAAAGGTTCCCTTTTGTTTTGCCATCTTTTCTTACGGATTTGCAGAAGCCGAAAAAGCCTTTGCAGAGCTGAATCCTCCGTGTATTCCGGTTACTATTTTAAACTACGATATTATGCTGGATGAGGCCGTAAAGCAAAATTATATAAGCGGAGAAAATAAAAAGAGCTTGGCCGAGTGGAGGCTTGATCCCTTCGCTTGGGGAGAAAAACACGGCTTTCCCAAAGTTTAA
- a CDS encoding flagellin, whose amino-acid sequence MIINHNMSAMFSQRTLGHTHVMNQKNIEKLSSGLRINRAGDDASGLAVSEKMRSQIRGLNQASANAQNGISFIQVAEAFLQETTDVIQRIRELSVQSSNGIYSAEDRLYVQVEVSQLIAEIDRIASHAQFNGMNMLTGRFAQETGENTVTASMWFHIGANMDQRTRAYIGTMTAKALGVRNVGDESIMSIETPETANRAIGTLDEAIKKINKQRADLGAYQNRLELTVVGINIAAENLQASESRIRDVDMAKEMVDYTKNQILTQSGTAMLAQANQATQSVMTLLR is encoded by the coding sequence ATGATCATTAATCACAACATGAGCGCTATGTTTTCACAAAGAACATTGGGTCACACCCATGTAATGAACCAAAAAAACATAGAAAAACTTTCTTCAGGTTTACGTATTAACCGAGCGGGCGATGATGCATCCGGTTTGGCAGTATCAGAAAAAATGAGAAGCCAGATTCGCGGTTTGAACCAAGCAAGTGCCAACGCACAGAACGGCATTTCTTTTATTCAAGTTGCGGAAGCCTTCCTTCAGGAAACTACAGATGTTATCCAGAGAATCCGCGAGCTCAGCGTTCAGTCTTCCAACGGTATTTACTCGGCAGAAGACAGATTGTATGTTCAGGTTGAAGTATCTCAGCTTATCGCTGAAATCGACCGAATTGCAAGCCACGCACAGTTCAATGGTATGAATATGCTTACCGGAAGATTTGCTCAAGAGACCGGAGAAAATACCGTAACTGCTTCTATGTGGTTCCATATCGGTGCCAACATGGATCAGAGAACAAGAGCTTACATTGGAACAATGACAGCTAAGGCTCTCGGCGTTCGCAATGTCGGGGATGAATCGATTATGAGCATCGAAACCCCCGAAACAGCTAACCGTGCTATCGGTACCCTTGATGAAGCTATCAAGAAGATCAACAAGCAAAGAGCTGACCTTGGTGCATACCAGAACAGACTCGAGCTCACTGTTGTAGGTATCAATATCGCAGCAGAAAACCTCCAAGCCTCCGAATCACGAATCCGTGATGTAGACATGGCTAAGGAGATGGTAGACTATACCAAAAACCAGATTCTCACACAGTCCGGTACAGCAATGCTTGCACAGGCAAATCAGGCAACTCAGAGTGTCATGACACTGTTAAGGTAA
- a CDS encoding Glu/Leu/Phe/Val dehydrogenase — translation MASTYEKLLSTVKEAAHTANLAENDYISLLSPEREMHISIPVKMDNGKIKVFKGYRVQHSTLRGPAKGGIRFHQDVNIDEVRSLAAWMTFKCAVADIPYGGGKGGICVTPSHLSETELEKLTRGYTRRIVSFIGPKTDIPAPDVGTNARVMAWIADTYSTYAGEFSPAVVTGKPLPLGGSKGRVEATGRGVLFATREILKKLNKSLKDQSIAIQGLGNVGGTAADLFYKDGAKIIAVSDASGGIYSEKGLDIPQILKHKKTGKKLDSFEGDFKRITNQELLELKTDILIPSALENQITEKNAANIRASIIIEAANGPVTTEADRILEKNNIICVPDVLANSGGVIVSYFEWVQNLQGLYWTEEEVNNRLENKMIEAFRLVWDVKETYNVSMRKAAYIKALKELVETQKALNII, via the coding sequence ATGGCAAGTACATACGAAAAACTTTTAAGCACGGTCAAGGAAGCCGCACATACGGCTAATCTTGCAGAAAATGATTACATATCCCTTTTAAGCCCTGAGCGAGAAATGCATATTTCTATACCGGTAAAAATGGATAACGGAAAAATCAAGGTTTTTAAGGGATACAGGGTTCAGCATTCTACATTGCGAGGTCCTGCAAAGGGAGGCATCAGATTCCATCAAGATGTAAATATCGATGAGGTTCGCTCCCTTGCCGCTTGGATGACATTTAAATGTGCTGTTGCCGATATTCCATACGGAGGAGGAAAAGGCGGAATCTGCGTAACACCTTCTCATCTTTCCGAAACTGAGCTTGAAAAGCTGACAAGGGGTTACACAAGGCGTATTGTATCTTTTATAGGGCCCAAGACGGATATTCCGGCCCCGGATGTCGGAACAAATGCAAGGGTAATGGCATGGATAGCGGATACCTACAGTACTTATGCCGGAGAATTCAGTCCCGCAGTAGTTACGGGAAAACCGCTTCCACTCGGAGGCTCTAAGGGAAGAGTAGAAGCCACAGGCCGCGGAGTGCTTTTTGCAACAAGAGAAATTTTAAAAAAACTTAATAAGAGCTTAAAAGATCAAAGCATAGCCATTCAAGGTCTTGGAAATGTAGGCGGAACAGCAGCAGATCTTTTTTATAAGGACGGAGCAAAAATAATAGCTGTAAGCGATGCAAGCGGAGGCATATACAGTGAAAAAGGCTTAGACATTCCTCAAATTCTTAAACACAAAAAGACGGGAAAAAAACTCGATTCTTTTGAAGGAGATTTTAAAAGAATAACCAATCAAGAATTATTGGAGCTAAAAACCGATATTTTAATCCCATCGGCCTTAGAGAATCAAATTACCGAAAAAAATGCAGCCAATATTAGAGCCTCGATAATAATCGAAGCCGCAAACGGCCCTGTAACTACTGAAGCCGATAGAATTCTAGAAAAAAATAACATTATCTGCGTGCCTGATGTCCTTGCCAATTCGGGAGGTGTAATCGTCTCATACTTTGAATGGGTACAAAACCTTCAAGGCCTTTATTGGACCGAAGAAGAAGTAAACAACCGCCTTGAAAATAAAATGATTGAAGCCTTTAGACTGGTATGGGATGTAAAAGAAACTTATAACGTGAGCATGAGAAAGGCAGCCTATATCAAGGCCTTAAAAGAGCTTGTAGAAACTCAAAAGGCCTTGAATATAATTTAA
- a CDS encoding NAD(P)-dependent oxidoreductase — translation MKVENCDVGFIGLGVMGKSMAERLRAAGAKMHVFTRTKKSAEEILSKGARWYDDPASLAPNCKIIFTIVGYPQDVEQTYFGEKGLLKTAKPGTIFVDMTTSSPILAKKIYDEAKKKECFSVDAPVSGGDIGAKNGTLSIMAGGDESAFKELEPFFACMGKTWALQGGAGAGQHTKMANQIAVAANLFGTVEAVCYAEAAGLDPQKMLSAIGGGAAGSWQILNNGPKMLQKDFAPGFYIKHFLKDLNITLNVAKELKLHIPVLELAQNFFNKMNEEGYAEKGTQAIYEYYKTI, via the coding sequence ATGAAAGTAGAAAATTGTGATGTAGGCTTTATAGGCCTGGGTGTTATGGGAAAAAGCATGGCCGAGAGATTAAGGGCTGCCGGTGCCAAGATGCACGTTTTTACGCGCACAAAAAAATCCGCCGAAGAGATTCTTTCAAAGGGTGCACGTTGGTATGATGACCCTGCAAGTCTTGCACCCAACTGTAAAATCATCTTTACCATTGTCGGCTATCCGCAAGATGTTGAACAAACATATTTCGGAGAAAAGGGTTTATTAAAAACTGCAAAGCCCGGAACAATCTTTGTAGATATGACGACTTCAAGTCCGATCTTGGCAAAAAAGATTTATGATGAGGCAAAGAAAAAAGAATGTTTTTCGGTTGATGCTCCCGTTTCGGGCGGAGACATAGGGGCTAAAAACGGAACCCTTTCGATTATGGCCGGAGGAGATGAATCTGCCTTTAAAGAGCTTGAACCATTTTTTGCCTGCATGGGAAAAACTTGGGCCTTGCAGGGAGGGGCAGGAGCAGGGCAGCATACCAAGATGGCGAACCAAATAGCTGTAGCTGCAAACCTTTTCGGTACGGTCGAAGCCGTCTGCTATGCGGAGGCCGCGGGTCTTGATCCACAAAAAATGCTTTCGGCCATCGGAGGCGGAGCTGCCGGAAGTTGGCAGATTTTAAACAACGGGCCTAAGATGCTTCAAAAGGACTTTGCTCCCGGCTTTTACATTAAACACTTTTTAAAGGATTTAAACATAACCTTAAATGTTGCAAAAGAACTAAAATTGCATATTCCGGTTTTGGAACTTGCACAAAATTTCTTTAACAAGATGAATGAAGAAGGCTATGCCGAAAAAGGAACGCAGGCCATCTACGAATACTATAAAACCATTTAA
- the flgG gene encoding flagellar basal-body rod protein FlgG, translating to MVRSLWTAATGMNTQQANIDTVANNLANVNTSGFKKQRAEFEDLIYQTVKTAGTPATEDTITPVGVQMGHGARLAATQRIFEQGSLQNTGVTSDIAIQGEGFFRVLQYDGTYAYTRDGSFKIDRDRQLVTSNGLRVLPEIIFPEGYRENTITVSRDGRVTVKVGDIDDPIEVGQIELYRFQNNAGLSAEGTNLFRQTPASGAAIPGRPGFSGFGKTEHKFLEMSNVSTVSEMVNMIVAQRAYEFNSKAIQTSDNMLGTAVSLKR from the coding sequence ATGGTTAGAAGTTTATGGACAGCCGCAACAGGTATGAACACTCAGCAGGCAAATATCGACACAGTTGCAAACAACTTGGCAAACGTAAATACAAGCGGTTTTAAAAAGCAGAGGGCTGAATTTGAAGACCTCATCTATCAGACGGTAAAGACTGCAGGAACTCCTGCTACAGAAGACACAATCACCCCGGTAGGAGTGCAGATGGGGCATGGTGCAAGGCTTGCCGCTACCCAAAGAATATTTGAACAAGGCTCTTTACAAAATACGGGAGTAACAAGCGATATAGCCATTCAGGGTGAAGGCTTTTTTAGAGTTCTTCAATATGACGGAACCTATGCTTACACAAGGGACGGTTCTTTTAAGATTGATAGAGACCGCCAGCTTGTAACCTCAAACGGTTTGCGTGTCTTGCCCGAAATCATCTTTCCTGAAGGTTATCGTGAGAATACGATTACCGTCAGCAGGGACGGACGTGTTACCGTTAAGGTCGGCGACATAGACGATCCTATCGAGGTAGGACAGATAGAGCTTTACCGCTTCCAAAATAATGCAGGCCTTTCAGCCGAGGGGACAAACCTTTTTAGGCAGACTCCTGCCTCAGGTGCTGCTATTCCCGGCCGCCCCGGCTTTAGCGGTTTCGGAAAAACCGAGCACAAGTTTTTGGAAATGTCAAATGTTTCAACCGTAAGCGAAATGGTAAACATGATTGTAGCTCAAAGAGCTTATGAGTTTAACTCTAAAGCCATTCAGACAAGCGACAATATGCTCGGTACTGCGGTAAGCTTAAAACGATAA
- a CDS encoding trehalase family glycosidase translates to MNKRDFPRVHFYDQDFVDIYDRTWALVHDFWHSAGDGKQGTEGFFIYPEAEGNFLNQYETIFSSFFFVYSNKNYTPNSALDFFYDRQEENGAIRNRYDFDSKEPVLKRDNPEGLGMPLFAWAEYNIYHKTGNKKRVKDIMPVLIKYMNWIDKMFKSDNGLYKSPLETVNMPNTPRKEAVFLTDFNSALAVNALYMSALGDILNDKEIDFQYKRMYFTIKTRINSMMWNDEDGFYYDLDAEGNQIKKKTLAGFWPMLAEIPNEDKAAHLVEHLSNPKTFGVDHPFPSLAADEPEYDENGNGACGSVFPILNFVVVKGLEKYNRWEIARECVIRHLYYVLETLSPAGNSKKQGFLWEAYSPVKEGPAQWKGKPAFPRKQYLVSVGLSTISLMIENVIGLSISLPRKTVNWTVPNLEVMGIENLSLKRNLITILSSKSQRGWEIHMESEKLYYFTINILNEKKKTLPIPSGKCSMLIDKL, encoded by the coding sequence GTGAATAAAAGAGATTTTCCGCGTGTTCATTTTTACGATCAAGATTTCGTGGACATTTATGATAGAACATGGGCTTTGGTTCATGATTTTTGGCATTCAGCAGGCGACGGTAAACAGGGTACCGAGGGTTTTTTTATCTATCCGGAGGCAGAAGGCAATTTTTTAAATCAATATGAAACTATATTTTCTTCTTTTTTCTTTGTTTATTCTAATAAAAATTATACGCCGAATTCTGCTCTTGATTTTTTTTATGATCGGCAGGAAGAAAACGGAGCTATACGCAATAGATATGATTTTGATTCAAAGGAACCTGTTTTAAAAAGGGACAATCCCGAAGGTCTTGGAATGCCCTTATTTGCATGGGCCGAGTACAATATTTATCATAAAACAGGAAACAAAAAGCGTGTAAAAGATATTATGCCTGTTTTGATCAAGTACATGAACTGGATCGACAAAATGTTTAAGTCGGATAACGGCTTGTACAAAAGTCCTCTTGAAACAGTCAATATGCCTAATACTCCGCGAAAAGAGGCCGTTTTTTTAACGGATTTTAACTCGGCTCTTGCCGTAAACGCCCTTTATATGTCTGCCTTGGGCGATATCCTTAACGACAAGGAAATAGATTTTCAGTATAAAAGGATGTATTTTACCATAAAAACCAGAATCAATTCCATGATGTGGAATGATGAAGACGGTTTTTATTATGATCTTGATGCTGAAGGCAATCAGATAAAGAAAAAGACCCTTGCCGGTTTTTGGCCCATGCTTGCCGAAATTCCCAATGAGGATAAGGCCGCTCATTTGGTGGAACACCTATCCAACCCTAAAACCTTCGGTGTGGACCATCCATTTCCAAGTCTTGCTGCCGATGAGCCTGAATATGATGAAAACGGAAACGGTGCCTGCGGCAGCGTCTTCCCAATTTTGAACTTTGTTGTAGTAAAGGGCTTGGAAAAGTATAACCGCTGGGAGATAGCACGAGAATGTGTTATAAGGCACCTTTACTATGTGCTTGAAACCCTTTCTCCTGCAGGAAATTCCAAAAAACAAGGCTTTTTATGGGAGGCTTACTCTCCTGTAAAGGAAGGCCCCGCCCAATGGAAGGGAAAACCTGCTTTTCCGCGTAAGCAGTATCTGGTCAGCGTCGGCCTTTCTACAATCAGCCTGATGATCGAAAATGTTATCGGCCTTTCGATAAGTCTTCCGCGTAAGACTGTAAACTGGACTGTACCTAATCTTGAAGTCATGGGTATAGAAAATTTAAGCCTTAAACGTAACCTGATCACCATTCTTTCGTCCAAAAGTCAGAGGGGATGGGAAATCCATATGGAAAGCGAAAAGCTCTATTACTTTACCATAAATATCTTAAACGAAAAGAAAAAGACTCTTCCGATTCCGTCAGGCAAATGTTCAATGCTGATAGATAAGCTTTAA